The Muricauda sp. SCSIO 65647 genome includes a region encoding these proteins:
- a CDS encoding nucleotide pyrophosphohydrolase — translation MNIANAQQAVDEWIQNHGVRYFNELTNMAQLTEEVGEVARIIARRYGEQSEKPSDKDKDLGEELADVLFVVLCLANQTGVDLQQAFEKKLQLKAERDHERHQNNKKLK, via the coding sequence ATGAACATAGCAAACGCACAACAGGCTGTAGATGAATGGATTCAAAACCATGGGGTACGTTATTTCAATGAACTGACCAATATGGCCCAGCTCACCGAAGAGGTAGGTGAGGTGGCCCGTATCATTGCACGACGATATGGTGAACAAAGTGAGAAACCCTCAGACAAAGACAAAGATTTGGGCGAAGAATTGGCCGATGTGCTTTTTGTGGTGTTGTGTCTGGCCAATCAAACGGGTGTGGATTTACAACAGGCATTTGAAAAAAAGTTGCAGTTGAAAGCAGAGCGCGATCACGAACGCCATCAGAACAATAAAAAGCTTAAATAA
- a CDS encoding DUF3857 domain-containing protein, with protein MDRNVFFLVCISLLAYGLSAQPKIDFGKLSQNEKDFKVFKKDTTAVAVFLYEYGDNYFEVRNNFIWLITEYHAKIKILKEEGFRKANIEIPYYRGENSSEKVQKIRAITHNGTVKVSLRPTEVFDVDVSERWSQKRFAFPNVKVGSVLEYTYEIQSPFHFNLNGWDFQSDIPKVYTEYNARIPGNWVYNRSLIGELKLDINKATLKKNCFSIPAVSKNADCEALKYVMKDVPAFYESEEFMLSGNNYRSRLDFELSEYQNLRGGTEKYTKSWQDVDREFKKDQDIGRQLRKKNFFEKKVPSELITEGSKMERAKNIYAFVQNHFVWNKKFGLWQDNRVKQAFDNQIGNVAEINITLINLLNAAGINSNMVLLATRERGLPKKNHPVMSDFNYIISKTEIDGQEYLLDATDKLMPFGMLPFRCLNYYGRVMDFDKASYWQNIEVEKKNKHVIRAKMELYPGQGNAIGTLVWTSMGYSFLNQKRATHNIAQEEYLNQIEEDFGDDFYITSYTLGDKFSDGRRMTEKFEFEIENMVQDGNIYLNPFLVKFFASNPFKASERHYPIDFGYLRNNAYSLSVKIPKGYKLKSLPEKKLIVLPGNAGLFRFECQEAANGILTVIFDFKLSYTQYRSDAYQTIKQFFQQVVEAQTQSYIVLEKV; from the coding sequence GTGGATAGGAATGTTTTTTTTCTTGTTTGTATCTCGCTATTGGCGTATGGCCTATCTGCCCAACCAAAAATTGATTTTGGCAAACTAAGCCAAAATGAAAAAGATTTTAAAGTTTTTAAAAAAGACACAACGGCCGTGGCCGTATTTCTTTATGAGTATGGTGACAATTATTTTGAGGTTCGTAACAATTTCATCTGGTTGATTACAGAATATCATGCCAAAATTAAAATCTTAAAAGAAGAGGGTTTTCGCAAAGCGAACATAGAAATTCCCTATTATCGAGGCGAGAACAGTTCCGAAAAGGTTCAAAAGATAAGGGCGATTACCCATAATGGAACAGTAAAAGTCAGTCTGAGACCGACAGAGGTTTTTGATGTGGACGTAAGTGAACGCTGGTCTCAGAAAAGATTTGCCTTTCCAAACGTCAAGGTGGGCTCCGTTTTAGAATATACCTATGAGATTCAATCCCCTTTTCATTTCAACCTCAATGGCTGGGATTTCCAATCTGACATTCCAAAAGTCTATACCGAGTATAATGCCAGAATTCCAGGAAACTGGGTGTATAACAGATCGTTGATTGGTGAGCTAAAGCTTGATATCAATAAAGCTACCCTTAAGAAAAACTGTTTTAGCATTCCAGCGGTCTCCAAAAATGCAGATTGTGAAGCACTTAAATACGTGATGAAAGATGTTCCCGCATTCTATGAATCAGAAGAGTTCATGCTTTCGGGAAACAACTATAGGTCACGATTGGATTTTGAATTATCGGAATACCAAAATCTCAGAGGGGGTACGGAGAAATACACTAAATCTTGGCAAGATGTGGATAGGGAGTTCAAAAAAGACCAGGATATTGGTCGACAGCTCCGGAAAAAGAATTTTTTTGAAAAAAAAGTACCATCCGAGCTTATTACGGAAGGCAGTAAAATGGAGCGGGCAAAAAATATCTACGCCTTTGTCCAGAATCATTTTGTGTGGAACAAAAAGTTTGGGCTCTGGCAAGACAATAGGGTAAAACAGGCTTTTGATAATCAAATAGGTAATGTCGCAGAAATAAATATTACATTGATCAACTTATTGAATGCGGCCGGCATTAATTCAAATATGGTGCTTCTGGCGACCCGTGAGCGCGGTTTGCCAAAAAAGAACCATCCCGTGATGAGTGATTTCAACTACATTATTTCCAAGACCGAGATAGATGGTCAAGAATATCTATTGGATGCAACTGATAAACTGATGCCTTTTGGCATGCTCCCGTTTAGATGTTTGAATTATTATGGTCGTGTCATGGATTTTGATAAAGCGAGCTATTGGCAGAATATTGAAGTCGAAAAGAAGAACAAACATGTGATACGCGCCAAAATGGAATTATATCCAGGCCAAGGAAACGCAATCGGTACGTTGGTCTGGACAAGCATGGGCTATAGTTTTCTAAATCAGAAGAGGGCGACCCACAACATAGCACAAGAAGAGTATTTGAACCAAATAGAAGAAGACTTCGGAGATGATTTTTATATTACTTCCTATACCTTGGGCGATAAGTTTTCAGATGGCAGAAGAATGACCGAAAAATTTGAGTTTGAAATCGAGAACATGGTGCAAGATGGAAATATTTACTTAAATCCTTTTCTGGTCAAGTTTTTTGCTTCAAATCCATTTAAAGCTTCGGAACGTCACTATCCCATTGATTTTGGGTATTTAAGGAACAATGCTTATTCACTTAGCGTCAAAATTCCCAAAGGGTACAAATTGAAATCACTTCCTGAAAAAAAGCTGATCGTTCTTCCCGGAAATGCAGGCTTGTTTAGATTCGAATGTCAAGAAGCCGCAAATGGTATATTGACTGTAATCTTCGACTTCAAGTTGAGCTATACGCAATATCGAAGTGATGCCTATCAGACCATCAAGCAATTCTTTCAGCAAGTGGTTGAAGCACAAACACAGTCTTATATTGTATTGGAAAAGGTATAG
- the aroA gene encoding 3-phosphoshikimate 1-carboxyvinyltransferase: MRLRLSPLSNNRIQTEIQITGSKSETNRSLLLQALFPDLKIANLSNSDDAVVMQKGLAISNGNVDIHHAGTAMRFLTAYFASQEEKEVVLTGSSRMQERPIKILVEALRDLGADIVYLGEEGYPPLKIKGKQLTKSAVELPANISSQYISALLLIAPNLKNGLELHLVGKITSVPYIEMTLGLLHQIGVQTSFKGQVIKVDPKKEVDPKTLVVESDWSAASYFYSIMALVEPESQITLSSYRKDSLQGDSVLAEIYRDFGVETHFENHKIVLRKFSSPKPKTLEYDLSNAPDIAQTIAVTCFALGIGCHLSGLHTLPIKETDRLSAMKTELEKFGASVSITEESLMLQPSEIKCVDVSVDTYNDHRMAMAFAPLAIKTGFTINDAEVVSKSYPDFWEDMKKVGIEIKSV; encoded by the coding sequence TTGAGATTACGACTTTCACCCCTTTCAAACAATAGAATACAGACAGAAATCCAGATTACGGGTTCAAAAAGTGAGACCAATAGATCGTTGTTGCTTCAGGCCTTGTTTCCTGATCTTAAAATAGCGAATCTTTCCAATTCAGATGATGCGGTCGTGATGCAAAAAGGTCTGGCCATCTCGAACGGAAATGTAGATATTCACCACGCGGGTACGGCCATGCGTTTTCTTACGGCCTACTTTGCGTCACAAGAAGAAAAAGAGGTGGTGCTGACAGGCTCATCCCGTATGCAAGAACGCCCCATCAAGATTTTGGTCGAGGCATTGCGCGATTTGGGGGCAGATATCGTTTATTTGGGAGAAGAGGGTTATCCCCCTTTAAAAATCAAGGGAAAACAACTCACAAAAAGTGCTGTTGAGCTACCGGCAAATATCAGTAGCCAATACATTTCTGCCCTGTTGTTGATTGCACCCAACTTAAAGAACGGACTAGAACTTCATTTGGTCGGCAAAATAACTTCGGTACCCTATATCGAGATGACTTTAGGACTTTTGCACCAAATTGGTGTGCAGACATCGTTTAAGGGACAAGTAATCAAGGTGGATCCCAAAAAAGAAGTGGATCCAAAAACTTTGGTGGTCGAATCAGATTGGAGTGCCGCCAGTTACTTTTACAGTATTATGGCCTTGGTCGAGCCAGAAAGCCAGATTACACTTTCCTCCTATAGAAAAGATTCATTGCAGGGCGATAGTGTGCTAGCTGAAATTTATCGCGATTTTGGGGTGGAGACACATTTTGAAAACCATAAAATAGTTTTGAGAAAGTTTTCGAGCCCGAAACCCAAGACATTGGAGTATGACTTGAGCAATGCCCCAGACATCGCACAAACCATTGCGGTCACCTGTTTTGCATTGGGCATTGGTTGCCATTTATCTGGTCTGCATACCCTGCCCATCAAAGAAACAGATCGTCTTTCCGCAATGAAAACCGAGCTGGAAAAATTTGGCGCTTCGGTCAGTATTACTGAAGAAAGCTTAATGTTGCAACCCTCAGAAATAAAATGTGTCGATGTCTCGGTCGACACGTACAATGACCATCGAATGGCCATGGCCTTTGCACCACTTGCCATAAAAACCGGCTTTACGATCAATGATGCCGAAGTGGTTTCAAAATCCTATCCCGATTTTTGGGAGGATATGAAAAAGGTAGGCATTGAAATCAAAAGCGTATAG
- the queA gene encoding tRNA preQ1(34) S-adenosylmethionine ribosyltransferase-isomerase QueA, protein MKLSNFNFELPKDLLAEYPAENRDESKLMVIHRETGKIEHKMFKDLIDYFDEGDVMVLNNTKVFPARLYGNKEKTGARIEVFLLRELNEEQRLWDVLVDPARKIRIGNKLYFGEDESLVAEVIDNTTSRGRTLRFLYDGSYMDFRRKLKELGETPLPKYIKRAVEPEDEERYQTIYAKYEGAVAAPTAGLHFSKHLLKRLEIKGIDFAEVTLHVGLGTFNPVEVEDLSKHKMDSEELVIDEKATEVVNRAKNSKRKVCAVGTTVMRGLESAVSSEQTLNTFEGWTNKFIFPPYDFSIANCMVTNFHLPKSTLLMMISAFMGHDLMKKAYKQAILEQYRFYSYGDAMLIL, encoded by the coding sequence ATGAAACTATCCAACTTCAATTTTGAGCTTCCGAAAGATTTATTGGCAGAATACCCAGCCGAGAACAGAGATGAGTCCAAGCTGATGGTCATTCATCGAGAAACAGGAAAAATCGAACATAAAATGTTCAAAGACCTTATTGACTACTTCGATGAAGGTGATGTTATGGTATTGAACAACACAAAAGTGTTTCCTGCGAGACTATATGGAAATAAGGAAAAGACAGGGGCACGTATCGAAGTTTTTTTGTTGCGGGAATTGAATGAAGAACAGCGTCTTTGGGACGTACTCGTAGATCCTGCCAGAAAAATACGAATAGGAAACAAGTTATATTTTGGAGAGGATGAGAGTCTGGTAGCCGAAGTCATCGACAATACCACTTCTAGGGGGCGTACCCTTCGCTTTTTGTACGATGGTTCTTATATGGATTTCCGAAGAAAACTGAAAGAGTTGGGTGAAACCCCATTGCCAAAATATATCAAGAGAGCTGTTGAGCCCGAAGATGAAGAACGCTATCAGACGATCTACGCCAAATACGAGGGCGCAGTTGCGGCACCCACTGCTGGGCTGCATTTTTCAAAACATCTGTTGAAGCGTCTTGAAATCAAGGGTATCGATTTCGCTGAGGTAACACTACATGTAGGTCTGGGAACCTTTAATCCGGTTGAGGTCGAAGATCTTTCAAAGCACAAGATGGACAGTGAAGAGTTGGTCATCGATGAAAAGGCAACCGAAGTAGTCAATCGTGCCAAGAATAGCAAACGAAAAGTCTGTGCTGTGGGTACTACGGTAATGCGCGGATTGGAAAGTGCCGTATCATCTGAACAAACATTGAACACGTTTGAGGGTTGGACGAACAAGTTCATTTTTCCCCCATACGATTTTAGCATCGCCAACTGTATGGTCACCAATTTCCATTTACCAAAGTCAACCCTGTTGATGATGATCTCGGCGTTTATGGGCCATGACTTGATGAAAAAGGCATACAAACAGGCAATACTGGAGCAATACCGCTTTTATTCGTATGGTGATGCCATGTTGATTCTTTAA